The DNA window ACCAACCAAGAGCGCCGCTTAGATAAAATAGTATCTGGCCTATAAAAAGAATCTTAAAGAGAAGGATATGAAGCAGGCATAAATTGGAGATCAAGACCGCCAGGACAAAGAAGGGAAGCAGGACCCGAAAGAATTTATGGGAGATATACTCTATCGAGATAAGCCCTCTCTTGAAGGGATTAAGGAAGCCGTCTAAATAAGAGAGCGCCTGATAGTTCGCCGCGATATTCCTTACCCGCCGGCCAAATTCTACCTGGGCCTGATTTACCCGTTCAATGGCGATTGCCTCCGGATCAGATATAACCCGATAGCCCTGTTCAATAACCTTAAGAGGGATGACTAAATCGTCGGCGATAATATAATTAGGCGGATATGGATAAAGTTCCTTCCGAACCGAGTAGATGGCCCCGGCTGCTCCCAGGGTAGTCCCTGAAGCGGCACACTCTAATTGTTTCAAGTAGTATTCATATTTCCAGTAAGAACTTACACTCTTGCCCACCGAGGTGTCCGATTCATAGACGGTTCTTGTCTCGCCGCTGACGCACCCCACTTCTGGATCAGCGTAATTCTTGACCAATTGTTTTAAGGCATCGGGTTGATACATCTCGGCGGCATCAGAGAAGACAATAATCTCGCCTTTAGCCGCCGGAACAGCATTATTTATGGCTGAAATCTTACCCCGAATCCCGCGGTTAATACTAAGTGAGACCTCCTGCCCCTGATAGCTCTTTACTATCTCATCTGTCCCATCAGTCGAACCATCACTGGCCACCAGGATCTGGAGCTTTTTCTTGGGATAGTCAAGGTTAAGACTATTTTCGATCTTTTCCCCGATAACCTTGGCTTCATTATGGGCAGGAATCAAGAGGGTGACAAAAGGTGTAATCGCCTCCTTTTTCACTTGTTTTTCCCCGCGCCAGGCTATAATCAAATGTAAAAGAAGAGGATAGCCCATCTGGGTGTAGAAGATAAGAAACAGAGAGAGAAAAAAGATAGAGGAGAAAAAGAGCATTTGACTTATATTATCTTGTTCACGTCAGCCTGATAAATCAGGGTGCTAAACTCAAGGAGGTTGAGAATAGCACCCCCATTTATCGGGTGGGGAATTAATAGAGTTAAAGTAACCGCTTCAGCGGTTTATAGAGCCGTTGCCCAGGTCGAAATCTTTTACCCGAATCTTCTCTCGCCAGTATTCTAAAAGGTCTCTTAAGGTAGTCTCAAACGGTATTTCAGGTTTCCAGCCGGTTTGTCGGCAAAACTTGGAGTTGTCCCCTAACAGGATAGGGACATCAGAAGGTCTCATCCGTTTTGGGTCCTGTCTTATCTCAATATGAACCTTAGCCATATCAAGCAGCATATCCAGGATTTCCTTAATGGTATAAGCCTTCCCTGAGCAGATGTTGTATGCCTCCCCTGATTGGCCACGTTCCAAGGCCAACCAATAAGCCTTGACCATATCTCTGACGTCAGTAAAATCTCGCCTGGCCTCTAAATTACCCACATATAAGACAGGTTCTACCCAACCTTTCTCCACCATAACTATTTGTTTGGCAAAGTTAGAGGCCACAAAGCTCTCTGCCCGTCTGGGGCCGGTATGATTAAAGGCCCTGGTTCGAACTACCTCGATCCCATAATTCATAAAGTATTGATAACTGAGCAAGTCCTGGCCGACCTTGCTGACGGCATAGGGGCTTAAGGGACGGAGGGGATTCTCTTCCGTGATAGGGACTTCATAGGGGTGAACAAAACCATACTCTTCAGCCGAACAGGCCACCTGTATCCGGGTGGGCAGACCCAACTGTCGAACCGTTTCCAGTATATTCAAGTTACCTATAATATTGGTGGTTATGATCTCAGCCGGCGTGTCCCAGGAGGAAGACACCACGCTGTGGGCCGCTAAATGAAAGATGCGATCCGGCCTCACCTCCTCAATAATCTTCCTCATGCTGGTGGCGTCTCTAATATCCCCCTCAATAATCTTTACTCGAACCCCAAGATGTTCAATATTTTCAGTTCGACTCCTCCAGCGATCCATACCAAAGACTTCCACCTCATCACGCTCAAGTAAATAATCGGCTAAATGACTTCCCACAAAACCGGTAATTCCCGTAATAAGACACCGCATTTATCCTGCGCTCCTTGATGGTTCCTCTGGTTTTCTCCCTTGTTCTCGGCAAAACTCAAGGTACTCTTCAACCGACTTCCGCATTTCTTCCCGAAGGTCCGCTACCGACGATCCGTAAGATGTGATCACGTCGTTTGTATTGATCACTGTTCCATGAAATGAGTCGATCTCGGGATCGAAATCGACCATACCGATATAACCTTTGTATTCAATCATAGCGTAATCCCTGCAGGTATAGCTGCACGGATTAGCACGGATAAATAACACAGGACAGAAGGCGGAAGTGTAGGGACAGGGCTTGTCCCTGTCCGTGCTTGTCCATATCCGTTCCGTAGACGGACAACCACAAGGGTTGTCCCTACAGCCTAAGGACAGACCCGAATCACGGACACGGCTCACGGATTTTCCGTGTTTCATCTGTGTGCATCTGTGGCTGAACGGTTACACTCTTTTTACTGGCTACACCAACGTCCCCCTGAAGGCTAAACTCGTCACTGCCGCCCCATCTACTCTCGGACTAATCAGAAACTCGCCGAAAGAGCGGCTCGGCTTATCCTCTCATACGGTCCCCCTCCGGGGACTGAGGCAAAATCAAACTGGAAAGAGCCATATTTCAGGCCAAATCCCCAGGTTGACCCCTTTCTATCCTCTTGACTTTCCGCCTTTTCCCACTTTAATCCATCAAACCTACCATCCTTATTAAAATAGCCCAGCCGGACAAATAAGCTGTCGGCTATATCCCATTCTATTCCAAAGTTTATAGGCACCCGGTCTTCAACCTGATATTTATTGATATCGCCGGCTACGATAACCCTATTATTCTTATCTTCCCAGGCCTTATAAGAGAAGCCATATCGCAGATTACCGGGAAGAGGGTCTGACTGTGGTTCGTCTTCATACCTCATCTCTTCTCCCTCATTTTCCCAATTCACCCCTATGGCCAGGCCCTTAAGAGGCGTATGCCAAAGAAGACCTAAATCAAGCGCCCCGGCTTTTCCTGCAAAATTTTCACCCAGATGACTATAAATATACTTTCCATTAATACCCATAAAAAGTTCCTCCATTAGCGGGTAACTATACGAAAGGATATAAGTATCTTCGTAAATGTCAATAACAGATAGGTTTTTATACTGGCCTGTTATCGGATCATACTCGTCATTGGTTTCTATTTCGCCTACATTCATTCTAAATATTCCCACCCCTAAGGTTCCCCACTTATGGAAAGGGTGAGCGTAAGCCAGGTAAATTTGAGACATATCGCTATCTTCTCCACCTTCTACCGGTAAAGGAGAATATACACCTATAAACTCTCGTTTCTTTAAGTGGCTCAATCCGGCCGGATTGTAAAAGATGGCCTCCGCATCATCCGCCAAACCGGCAAAGGCCTCCCCCATACCACTGGCCCTTCCCCCCACTCCAAATCGAAGGGCGGGCACCGCCGGCGTGCCTGCCGCCAAAGCCACTTCTGATGTTATTAGACATAACATCAACCCACTCATCAAAACACCAAGCCAACTTTTCCTCATAAAAGAACTCCTCCTTTAAGTAATTTGGTTACCGGTGATTACCCACCAGCATGTGCTGGCCGCAGAAACGCAGAGACCACTGCGCCACCGTAGCCAACAGTCAACTACCCCTATAATATCTAAAAGTAGCCACTTTGTCAAGTTTTTTCCCTCAGGGAGAAACTATCGACCTGTATGGTTAGAGATTACAAGCAATTCCCTGCAAACTTGAAAGGTTTGAATTTTACATAACCACAGGTGAAACCTGCGGAAGGCGAAACAGCTACGAACATCTCAACCCTGAAAGGGTTGAATTCTATATAATATTCGACCCTTGCAGGGTCGAACGCTGCGATTTATTTCCGTAGATTACATCTACGGCTATTTAAAATTCGACGCTTTCAGCGTCAGTAGTCTACAACCTAACCATACAGGTCGGAAAATAGTAGGCCTACCTTCATCTTAGATATCTTGGCCGCATCTTATCCAATGCCCCTCGACTACTTGCCTTAACTTCGGTTTCTCCCTGGCACAGAGATCGAAGACGTAGGGGCAGCGGGGGTGAAAGGAGCAGCCTGGCGGCAAATGAGCCGGATTAGGCACTACCCCTTCAATAGCCGGCAACCTATCTACCTTTTGACCCAGTCGGGGCATAGATTTCAGCAATCCTAAGGTATAAGGATGCCTTGGTCTCTCAAATATCTCCAAAACCGGGGCGTATTCGACCACTTTCCCGGCATACATCACCATCACCCGATCAGCCGTCTCGGCTATTATTCCCAAATCATGGGTAATCAGAATAATAGCCATGCTTAGTTTTTCTTGAAGACTGCCAAGTAGTTTCAGAATTTGAGCCTGAATGGTCACGTCCAGGGCTGTCGTCGGCTCATCAGCAATGAGCAGGGAGGGGTGCGAAGATAGGGCCATGGCTATCATCACCCGCTGACACATCCCGCCGCTTAGTTGATGAGGATAATCCTTTATTCGCTCTTCCGGTAAAGGGATACCCACCAGCTTTAGCATCTCGATGGCCTTTTCGTAGGCCTGGCCTTTAGAAAGCCCCTCGTGAAGCCTGATGGCTTCAGATATCTGATGGCCCACAGTAAAGACAGGATTAAGGGAAGCCACCGGTTCCTGAAAGATCATAGCTATTTCTTTTCCCCTGATCTTTCGTATCTCCGATTCTGAGAGGCAAAGCAGATCCTGACCTTTAAAGTAGATTTTCCCTTTTTCAATCCGGCCAGGAGGGTTGGGAATAAGCCTCATAATGGAAAGGGAGGTTACACTCTTACCACAGCCTGACTCGCCCACAATCCCCAGGGTCTCGCCCTGGTTCACGGTAAAGCTGACCCCATCGACCGCCCTGACCAGGCCTTCGTCTAAATGAAAATAGGTGGTTAGGTCTTCTACCTTCAGGAGAGTGGATGGCTCACCCACTTTGTGGGTACCCGGGATGGCGGATTGGTCGCTCATTATTAGTTTCTCCTAACCGTTGTATCTGTTCTCTGACCTCTAACCTCTGTCTTCTGATATATAATCGAATCCTGGTCAGAGAAGATAACCCCCCAGTCTGATGTCTCCTTCAGGACAGAGGTCAGGGGGGCCTTCTTGTCCAGTAAGATAAATTTGATGTTATATTTTTCCAAGGCTTCCCGCCAGCCTTCCCGGCCGTGGTAGAGCCTTCGGTACTCATTAAAGAACTCCTCTCCATACATATCGGCCCGGCCGTCAATAAAGACCTTGTGTTCGGGATAAAGTCGAAAGATAAGATACCCTCCCCAATGGTAGGGATGAAAGAACCGGCCGGCTAAACCTTCTTCCTGAATGAATTTTACCGCGCCTAAGGGATAATTTTTTTCCTCTACACCGGAACCCAGGTCAAGCGCCCCCCATTTCAGATTAGGATAGAGGCTGAAGATTAACCCTGTGGCCAGAAAGAATATGACCGGTAAGAGATGCCTGTTACAAAGCAGGGTAAGTTGGGTCAGGTTTGAGGAGAAAGATCTGAACCATAATCTAATTACCCTGGCTAAAGGCCCTTTATTTTCAGAGTCTGCCTGATTTAGCTGAGCCGTTTCCCTGGTGAGGGCAGGCCAGAGATCGGCTATCACTAGGGTAGCCGTGAACACGAAAAAGGGGATATTCCGGAGCGAAGTCAAGGAGAGGTGAAGGGTAGCTAAAAACAGCAGGCCCAGGGAGGGGGCTATCTTTTTTGATCTTAAGGCCAGAAGTATAATGCACAGAAAGATAAAGATCCGGTATCCCCACCAGCTCTGGAGATCAGGGGCCTGCCATTCACTGATATGAGTCATAAAAGATTTAGTAGTGACTGTTTTAAAAACAAAGAAGAAGATTTTAAGCCCTTGAGGATTAAAAAGAGAGGCCGCTAACACCGCAAAGCTGATGAGCAGAAGCCACTTACCCGACTCCGAAGAGGCTGTTTTTATCCCTTCCCCGGCACAGGCCTCTCTTTTCTTGGACCAAAAGGAGAGGTACTGGCCAATAAGGTAGCTTACCACCGTGATTAAGCCAATGACAAAGCCTCCATGCAGATTAACCCAGAAGATCATCAGTAAGGGAAGTAAAAACAAGGGTAGAATTTTCTGCGACTGGCGATGCCCTTCTAACACAAGGAGATAGAAAGTAAAGAATAAAAAGGTAAATATCTGAGGTCTGTCTAACCAGAAACTGGTGGAAGAAATAACGGCTAAGGAAAGCAAGGCTACGGTCCCCAGGATAGAGAGTCCTTTTCTGAGCAGGATAGTGCCCAGCAGGCCAAAGGTCACGGTGATGACCAGGGCCTTCAGGAAGATAAGGAGGGGGAAACCGCCCTTGGAATAAACCCCGGCAAAAATGACCTCACTGAGCCATTCGTGAGCCACCCAGGGCTTACCGGCGGCCGTATATGAGTAAGGGTCTTGACGCGGGATGCCCCCGGATGAAATGATGTCCTGACCGGCCCTGAGATGCCACCAGGTATCGTAATCTCTTATCGGACTCAGGGAAATTATAAAAACGGCCACTAAAACAATGTCCAGAAGTGATGGCAAGAAAAACCGCATTATCGGAGGCATAAGATAATTATACCGTAACTATTCAGCCACAAAGCCACGAAGAGAATAATGGAATAGCCCACGGATGACCCAGATTTTGGCGGATTCTCACGGATTTTTTTAATAAATTTTTATCCGTGTCAATCCGTTTCATCCGTGCAATCCGTGTGCTATCATTTGTAATCTTTGTGCCTTAGTGGCTGAATAGTTACGACTTTTCTTTACATAGATGCTTTTTGCAATGGAGCGAAGTTAACTAAACCCTTCGTCTGCCTGGGCATACCCGCACTCAGACAGGGGAAATTGCCTCCCCTAACTTCGTGAATACAAACAGGTAGGCGACATTCTGCGAATATCTCAATGCAGAATGTTCAAAGTTTGGTTTAGTTCCTTAAGGTATTCATCTATATTTTGTCCTACAACATCTTTTGATAGAGGAGTCCATTCCTCATCGCTTAAGGATATTATTCGTCCTTGAGCAATCTTTAATTTAGAGAATAACCTCTTGAACCTTTCTATTGGTCTTTTCATCCCAAGATTAAGTGTTTTCGTCATCTTAAACTCAATTGGGTAGAGAGTCATCTCCTTCTCTATAATTAGGTCTATCTCCAAGCCATTGTGTGTCCTTAAGTAGAAGATATTTGGTTTTAAGCCTTGATTTAAGAAGAACTTGACCGTCTCCTGAATACAATAATTCTCAAAGAGTGCTCCTGCTAAAGGCCCTTTTAACAAATGCTCCTCGTCTTTTAAACCGGTCAGATAACAAATAAACCCACACTCTAAGAAATATATCTTTGGACTCTTGGTTATCCTTTTCCCTATATTCTGATAATAAGGAGGAAGCAGAAAGATTATGTGGCTTGCCTCTAAAACAGAAACCCATTTTTTAACAGTATTTACCGAAACACCTAAATCATTTGATAGACTACTTAGATTAAGAATAGAAGAACAGCGACTCGCCAATAATTGTAAGAATCTCTGGAACTCCCTCAAACTTCCTATGTTGTAAAGGGTGCGAATATCCCTTTCTAAGTATGTTGAGACATAACCTGCATACCAATTAACAGGATTTATCCCTGTATGAATAGAAACCTCAGGGAAAGAACCAAACAGACAACTATGAATAAAATGGTCCTGGGAGGTGATTAATCTGGATTTAATATTGGGAATAAGTTCCTTTTCTCCTTTAGTAAATGGTAATAATACCAGAATACCAATCCGACCAGCTAATGTCTCAGTTAGATTTTTTATCAGATTGAATTGGCAAGAACCCGTCAGAATAAAACGACCCCTCCTTTGCCTCTCTTTATCAATGGCTATCTTTAGGTAAGGAAGGATCTCAGGAACATATTGGATTTCGTCGAAGATTATATCATCCGAAATCCCCTCTAAGAAAAATTTTGGGTCAGAGATGGCCCTTTCTCTTACCAAAGGATCATCAAAGGAAATGATTTTGTGTGTTTTGCCAAAGAGATTCAATAGCAGAGTAGACTTTCCCGATTGTCTGGGACCGGTTAATACAACCGCAGGAAATTGTTTGGCTAATTCAACTATGGTCTTTTCAATTTGACGAGGAATATAAATAGTATCTTTATTCTCCATTGTCCATTATGGTATCATATAACAAGCCAATTGTCAAGACAAATTTGCATTGCTATTGCAAAATCTCTTAAGACTTGAGGTTACAGAACTTTCGATTTATCAGTTTTAGGTTGAGAGGCTGAAGGCTGAAGCAGCCTTCGTAATCGTTCACCACAGAGACACGGAGAATGATTTCGACCTGTGAAATAGGCTTAAATAAATTGGGGGATATTTGTATAAACCTATTTCACAGGTCGAATGATTTTAGAAAAAGTACTTACAGAGCAAATAATTGGGTCAACAATAGAAGTTCATAGGTATTTAGGCCCTGGTTTATTAAAGTCAGCCTACGAAGAATGCCTTTGTCATGAACTCAATTGGCGTGGTCTAAATTTTGAACGACAAAGACCTCATTAAGAGACTTGTCCTTTAGATTTTTCTCAGTGTCTCTGTGTCTCCGTGGTGAGGTGAACGGTTACAGGTAGATAGGCTAAAAGCCGAAGCACCTTTCTAAGCACGGTTATTTCGTCAGGATTAGTAATGGTCAGCATATCAGGCCGCTTCGGATTTAGTCTAAGGGCATGGGGATATACTTTAAGGACTTCCAAGATCTTAGGGGCCGCCTGTTCCGGGTGGGTAAACCAAATATTAATGTATCCGTCCTCTTTACCGATTTTTGATACCCCGGCTTCCTTGGCTGAGATCCTGAGCTGCATAACTTCCAGGAGCCTGTTTACTACCTCCGGTATCCGTCCGAAACGATCGGTAAGCTCCTCTTTTGTTTCGACTAAATCATCCCTGGTTTTTACCCCGGCAATACGTTTGTAGATGGCAAAACGCTGTTTGGGATCAGGGATATATTCATCCGGGATATAGGCATCACCGGGAATGTCTACGGTAGGGAGAGGCGCTTCTTTTTCCACTGGTTCCCCTTTTAGTTCGGCCACGGCCTGGGCAAGAAGTTGGGAGTAGAGATCAAAACCAACCGCCATCATCTCACCATGCTGCTCCCGGCCTAAAATATTTCCGGACCCTCTGATTTCTAAATCCTGCATAGCGATCTTGATCC is part of the bacterium genome and encodes:
- a CDS encoding glycosyltransferase family 2 protein, whose translation is MLFFSSIFFLSLFLIFYTQMGYPLLLHLIIAWRGEKQVKKEAITPFVTLLIPAHNEAKVIGEKIENSLNLDYPKKKLQILVASDGSTDGTDEIVKSYQGQEVSLSINRGIRGKISAINNAVPAAKGEIIVFSDAAEMYQPDALKQLVKNYADPEVGCVSGETRTVYESDTSVGKSVSSYWKYEYYLKQLECAASGTTLGAAGAIYSVRKELYPYPPNYIIADDLVIPLKVIEQGYRVISDPEAIAIERVNQAQVEFGRRVRNIAANYQALSYLDGFLNPFKRGLISIEYISHKFFRVLLPFFVLAVLISNLCLLHILLFKILFIGQILFYLSGALGWLFQGLGKKIKIFQFPYFFCVANLAALVGFFKYLFGTQKTAWKGN
- a CDS encoding GDP-mannose 4,6-dehydratase; the encoded protein is MRCLITGITGFVGSHLADYLLERDEVEVFGMDRWRSRTENIEHLGVRVKIIEGDIRDATSMRKIIEEVRPDRIFHLAAHSVVSSSWDTPAEIITTNIIGNLNILETVRQLGLPTRIQVACSAEEYGFVHPYEVPITEENPLRPLSPYAVSKVGQDLLSYQYFMNYGIEVVRTRAFNHTGPRRAESFVASNFAKQIVMVEKGWVEPVLYVGNLEARRDFTDVRDMVKAYWLALERGQSGEAYNICSGKAYTIKEILDMLLDMAKVHIEIRQDPKRMRPSDVPILLGDNSKFCRQTGWKPEIPFETTLRDLLEYWREKIRVKDFDLGNGSINR
- a CDS encoding PorV/PorQ family protein; translation: MRKSWLGVLMSGLMLCLITSEVALAAGTPAVPALRFGVGGRASGMGEAFAGLADDAEAIFYNPAGLSHLKKREFIGVYSPLPVEGGEDSDMSQIYLAYAHPFHKWGTLGVGIFRMNVGEIETNDEYDPITGQYKNLSVIDIYEDTYILSYSYPLMEELFMGINGKYIYSHLGENFAGKAGALDLGLLWHTPLKGLAIGVNWENEGEEMRYEDEPQSDPLPGNLRYGFSYKAWEDKNNRVIVAGDINKYQVEDRVPINFGIEWDIADSLFVRLGYFNKDGRFDGLKWEKAESQEDRKGSTWGFGLKYGSFQFDFASVPGGGPYERISRAALSASF
- a CDS encoding ABC transporter ATP-binding protein, which translates into the protein MSDQSAIPGTHKVGEPSTLLKVEDLTTYFHLDEGLVRAVDGVSFTVNQGETLGIVGESGCGKSVTSLSIMRLIPNPPGRIEKGKIYFKGQDLLCLSESEIRKIRGKEIAMIFQEPVASLNPVFTVGHQISEAIRLHEGLSKGQAYEKAIEMLKLVGIPLPEERIKDYPHQLSGGMCQRVMIAMALSSHPSLLIADEPTTALDVTIQAQILKLLGSLQEKLSMAIILITHDLGIIAETADRVMVMYAGKVVEYAPVLEIFERPRHPYTLGLLKSMPRLGQKVDRLPAIEGVVPNPAHLPPGCSFHPRCPYVFDLCAREKPKLRQVVEGHWIRCGQDI
- a CDS encoding ATP-binding protein, with product MENKDTIYIPRQIEKTIVELAKQFPAVVLTGPRQSGKSTLLLNLFGKTHKIISFDDPLVRERAISDPKFFLEGISDDIIFDEIQYVPEILPYLKIAIDKERQRRGRFILTGSCQFNLIKNLTETLAGRIGILVLLPFTKGEKELIPNIKSRLITSQDHFIHSCLFGSFPEVSIHTGINPVNWYAGYVSTYLERDIRTLYNIGSLREFQRFLQLLASRCSSILNLSSLSNDLGVSVNTVKKWVSVLEASHIIFLLPPYYQNIGKRITKSPKIYFLECGFICYLTGLKDEEHLLKGPLAGALFENYCIQETVKFFLNQGLKPNIFYLRTHNGLEIDLIIEKEMTLYPIEFKMTKTLNLGMKRPIERFKRLFSKLKIAQGRIISLSDEEWTPLSKDVVGQNIDEYLKELNQTLNILH
- a CDS encoding GxxExxY protein: MILEKVLTEQIIGSTIEVHRYLGPGLLKSAYEECLCHELNWRGLNFERQRPH